A genomic region of Solanum dulcamara chromosome 2, daSolDulc1.2, whole genome shotgun sequence contains the following coding sequences:
- the LOC129880433 gene encoding two-component response regulator ARR11, with product MENSKTSAGFSSSRTDTFPAGLRVLVVDDDPTWLKILEKMLKKCSYQVSTCGLAREALYLLRERKDGFDIVISDVNMPDMDGFKLLEHVGLEMDLPVIMMSVDGETSRVMKGVQHGACDYLLKPIRMKELRNIWQHVLRKKMQEARDIGNCELDQYDEVWMLNGAGILSGKKRKDFENKHDEREMSDSRCVDSSSMKKARVVWTVDLHQKFVKAVNQIGFDKVGPKKILDLMGVPWLTRENVASHLQKYRLYLTRLQKEDEVKASFCGMKHPDAFSKETFSSLSLPNPVDVCTDVTNDKYGCVSGDIAIVQNGKSNIESKEKGVVSVSVVEPRSVVGDNFDSQTADSKTGLNDSFGLVNTDVKSAKVPTPYCSTGEAPQPQYKQQDFKPHFQSANGLSHQPLPVVSNQISLDRTEVTCFLNRIPSHEERDRRPDAKTKPSFFKSKNEGVGKVSPVESTVNLFQPVSHQQTNFHTLEQMPSTTQSATSHNIVNGPESSPGNPTLRSGSIVASLGEDMCDASIQGEYFLANNGLPNIEQFDYNDPQPISGVPTCLYDTLRFDYEYPIDSLEGIVMEHGLFIV from the exons ATGGAGAATAGTAAAACCAGTGCTGGgttttcttcttcaagaactGATACTTTCCCAGCTGGTCTAAGGGTTcttgttgttgatgatgatcCTACCTGGTTGAAGATTCTTGAAAagatgcttaagaagtgttctTATCAAG TGTCGACATGTGGTCTTGCACGAGAGGCTTTGTATCTGCTCCGAGAGAGAAAGGATGGATTTGACATTGTGATCAGTGATGTTAACATGCCTGACATGGATGGATTTAAGCTTCTGGAGCATGTTGGACTTGAGATGGATCTTCCTGTCATAA TGATGTCTGTCGATGGTGAAACAAGCAGGGTGATGAAGGGTGTTCAACATGGTGCGTGTGATTATCTTTTAAAGCCTATACGGATGAAAGAACTTAGAAACATATGGCAGCATGTACTTAGAAAAAAGATGCAGGAGGCAAGGGACATTGGAAATTGTGAATTGGACCAATACGATGAAGTGTGGATGCTTAATGGAGCTGGAATCCTTTCgggaaagaagagaaaagatttTGAAAATAAGCATGATGAAAGAGAAATGTCTGATTCAAGATGTGTTGATTCTTCTTCCATGAAGAAAGCCAGAGTAGTTTGGACTGTAGATCTTCATCAGAAATTTGTCAAAGCTGTAAACCAGATTGGATTTGACA AAGTTGGTCCCAAGAAGATCCTTGATTTGATGGGTGTCCCATGGTTGACCAGAGAAAATGTTGCTAGCCACTTACAG AAGTATCGCCTCTACTTGACTAGGTTGCAGAAAGAGGATGAAGTTAAAGCATCATTTTGTGGGATGAAGCATCCAGATGCATTTTCTAAAGAAACTTTTTCTAGTCTCAGCCTTCCGAATCCAGTGGATGTGTGCACTGATGTTACAAATGACAAGTATGGCTGTGTTTCTGGAGACATAGCTATTGTTCAAAATGGAAAATCCAACATTGAGAGCAAGGAAAAGGGTGTTGTTTCAGTGTCAGTTGTAGAGCCTAGGTCTGTGGTTGGAGATAACTTTGATTCTCAGACTGCTGATTCAAAGACAGGCCTCAACGATTCATTTGGATTGGTCAATACTGATGTAAAAAGTGCTAAGGTACCGACTCCATATTGCTCTACTGGAGAAGCTCCACAACCTCAATACAAACAGCAAGACTTTAAACCACATTTTCAGTCAGCTAATGGGTTAAGTCACCAACCACTGCCTGTGGTTTCTAATCAAATCTCACTTGATCGCACAGAAGTGACTTGTTTTCTGAACCGTATACCTTCTCATGAAGAGAGGGATAGACGTCCAGATGCAAAAACTAAACCTTCTTTCTTCAAGAGCAAAAATGAAGGAGTAGGAAAGGTTTCTCCAGTAGAAAGTACTGTCAACTTGTTTCAACCTGTGAGCCATCAACAAACAAATTTTCACACGCTTGAGCAAATGCCAAGTACTACACAGAGCGCGACGAGCCACAACATAGTCAATGGTCCAGAATCAAGCCCAGGAAATCCAACTTTGAGGAGTGGATCAATTGTTGCATCTCTAGGTGAGGACATGTGTGATGCTTCTATCCAAGGGGAATATTTTCTAGCTAATAATGGTCTTCCGAACATAGAACAATTTGACTACAATGATCCACAACCCATTTCTGGAGTTCCAACATGCTTGTATGATACATTGAGGTTTGATTATGAGTATCCAATTGATTCATTGGAAGGTATTGTGATGGAGCATGGTCTGTTCATAGTCTAA